TCTTGATCCGCGGCGTGAGGCTGGGGATGGCCAGTGGTGCCCTGTTTGAGCGGGCCTGGTGGGCCGCAGCTCTTGTGCTGGTGGTGCTGCACGCCACCGACATCCCGATGTACGACAGCCGCCTGAACATCGCCGGTTGGATTCTCTTGGCGGGTCTGCGCTGCCGCCGCTAGGCCAAGGCTTCGTCGTGGTGCTTGCGCAGGGTGGCCTTGGGCAGTGGACCCTTGAGGTGCTCCCAGGGCAGAACCCGATCAGCCTCCCAGGCGCTGTGGATCACGTCCTCCCAGGGGGGGAGGGGTGTCTCGGCTTCGCGATAGGCCTGCTTCCAGCCGCCGAGTTTTTCGTGGCGGCCGCGCACCGCGGCGATCACGTGGGCCAGGCGCCGGTCGCTGCGGGAGAGGAGCGCCTGGATCACGCTCCAGCCGTAGCTCTCCGGGCGCAGGTCGATGCCCTTGGGCTTGAGCCGCTTGGCCAGCAGCTTGAGTCGTTTCTCGGCTTCCGGGCGGACGCCCTGCCACTGGAAGGGGGTGTGGGCCTTGGGCACAAAGGTGCTGACCCCGAGAGACAGCCGCAGGCCTGGGCTGGCTTTTTTGAGCTGGAGCAAGAGGTCGGCGGTGGCCTCGATGTCGTCTTCGCCCTCCGAGGGCAGGCCGGCCATGCCGTAGAGCTTCAGGCCGCTGAGGCCACCCTCTTTGGCGTAGCGGGCGGCGGCATAGATCTCCTCGGTGGCCAGCTTTTTGTTGACCACCTCGCGCATGCGCTCGCTGCCGCTTTCGATGGCGATCGTCAGGGACTTGCTGCCGCGTTTGGCCAGGATGCGCCCGAGCTCGGGGGTGACGGTGGCGGCCCGCACGGAGCTGACGCTGACGCGGGTGTCCTCAAAGCGGTCCTGATCGAGCCACTGCAGCAGGTCGCCGAATTGCGGGTGCTGGGTCACCGATGCTCCCAGCAAGCCGAGGCGTTGAGTGGCCCCCAGGCCCTTCTCCACGGCCGGGATCAGCCCGTCATCGAGGCTCGGGGTTCGGAAGGGCAGGGTGAGGTAGCTGGCCAGGCAGAAGCGGCAGAGCTCCGGGCAGCTGCGCACGACCTCGACCATGTGAATGGAGGGCCAGGCCGCCTCAGGGGTGATCACCGTGGAGTGGCTCAGGGTGTTGCCGCGCCAGGTCTGTTTCTCGATGGTTTCGGGGATGCCGGCCTCGATCGGTTCGATCGCCAGCAGGTCGCCGCCCTCGCTGTAGCGGGGGGCGTAGAGCGAGGGGACATAGACACCGGGCACCGCCGCCAGGCGCCGCAGGCGTTCGTGGCGCGGGGCGGTTTTGCACGCCTGCAGGGCATCGATGAACGCCGGCAGCAGCAGTTCGCCATCGCCGAGCAGCACTGCATCAAAGAAGGGGGCCAGGGGCTCGGGGTTGGCGGTCAGCACCGGTCCCCCGCCAAAGACGATCGGATCGTTGTCGCCGCGCTCGCTCGCCCAGATCGGGATGCGCTGTTGCTCCAGCAGATCGAGCAGCACTGGCCCGTCGAGTTCCCAACTCAGGGACAGGCCAAAGAGGTCGCAGTGGCGGTGCTGCGGATCACCCTGGTCGGTGAACAGCCGCCGCACATCCACGTCGGCGCGCTGGGCCAAGGTCGCCCAGACCACCTGATAGCCGAGGCTCGTGATCCCCACGGTGTAGGTGCTGGGGAAGGCCAACACCGCCCGAAGGGCACCCTGCTGCGCAGCAGCTGGCTCAAACAGCAGGGTTTCTTGGTTCAGGTCAGAGGAGGATCGCCAGAAAAACTTTAATAGTTGCCGTTGTTGGGTCTTATTTGATGAGACTCAGGACGGGCTGGAATTCTCCGGGAAGCATTATTTGAGGTTCCCCGGTCGCATTATTCGGAACGATTGTCATGCCCGTGTTGGAGACCTTGAACGATACGAGGAGTCCTAGGCAGGCATCTTCAATGACAAATGGGCTGCTTGGAGTGAAGACTCCAACCATTGCTGCTGGACTTGTGCAGTCACTGGCTTTGGAGTAATCGCTGGTTGTCAGATAGGCAATCAGTGATCCGCTGGATACTGACGTGTTGGTCGATGTTGTGCATGTGGTTCCTCCAAAGCTATTGAGAGTTACCAGGGATTCTGCTGCTGTCGATCCGGAAGTGGTGTTCTGAGAAGGTGTGTATGTGCTGGTGGCGGTTGAGTTGGTCGAGAAGTCGGTAGCTGCGCCACCCGAGCTGCCATTGAATGTTGCCGTGATGCCTAGGACGTTTGACATTTTTGCGTAGGCATATGGGTAGGATCCATTCGGTGGTCGTGATGAAGACCCGCCGGTTAAGGCTTGATTGTTGCCGCCCGCGACGTCTACAGTTTGACTTCCCGAGAAAGTGGCGAAGCAGACCTTTTCGTCAAAGCTTTCTCCTGCAAATGGGTCTGAGCTGCAGATTCCCATTTCTGTAATCGTGACGTTGTAACCACTAGGAGTGGCGTAACAGGATGCCGTAAGCACTGCCCCTGATGCGCACTGTGCTTGTTGTGCCTTGCTTGGTGCGGCGGCGACGAGGACGCCAGTGCTGAAAACTGTGAAAAGAGTGGCTGAAAAAAGGCGATTCATGATTCCGTTTGGTTTTGGATTGTGGTCATATCTTGGTTATGTACCGCCTGCTTCATTGGTGAAGTTCTCAGGTTTCCGTACGCGCTCAAGTAGCACCTCATAGCGGCGGCGAACCGGTTGCGTCATCTGCTCCAACAGGTTCTGTTTGGTGTTGTTCTTCGCGTAGGTGACTGGGCGGCCAGTCAGTCGAACGCGCGCGCCAAAGTACGGGCCTGGTTGGTTGTCGATGTCATCGGTCGAATCCACCGGATAGGCGGGGATTTCGTTGGACACCCACAGCTCGAAGTTGGCATGGGGAGTGGCTTGCCAGTTCAGAGATCCCTCGAGTCCACTGTTGTCGTTGTGGTAGCCCGTGTAATCCCAGTTGAAGCCCCGCACGTACATCGCGAGTTGGGGATAGAAGGGCAGGCGATAGCCCAATTCCACATCCCAGCCAGGAACGACGCCTTCTTGGTATTCGATGTCATTAATGACAACGTCTTTCCGTCCCGATCCGTTGATGTACCAGTTGTTGCGCAGCTCAAAGCTTTTCCAGAAGCCCTCGGCGCCAACCCCCCAGCGGGTGTAGGCCACAGGCTGCCCTGCTGTTGTCGAGTAGTTGGTGGTTGCCAGATCCCAGAAGCCGTTCACCCCGACCATCGCCTCATCGCCCAGGCGGTAGCGGCTACCGAGGCCCACGTTGACCTGAGGCTGGGCCGAGGTCTCCAAGGTGACCCGCGCTTGGCCAAACATCAGGCCCATGGGATCACCTTCGCTGTCGTAGCCCAGCGTCTTGAGCCGCATGAAGCTATCGAGGTGGCCCGTCAGGTCGCTACTGGTGGCGGCGTTCAGGCCCAGGGTGGTTTGGGCGAAGAAGGGAATCGTCTTGATTTGTTTGTTGGCGTAGTTCACGCCACTGCTGATCAAGGTGCGGGTGATTTCGGATTGGATCACTCCGCCGAGATCAACACCATTCCCATTGACCAGCGACGAGCCGTACTGGGCGGTGTAACCAGCACCCTTCTGAACAATCCGCTCAAACAGGTTGCGGGGCTGCCGCACTTCGGCCGGACCAAGGCAAGCCTGCGAGCGGGGGGCGACAAACACGTCGCACTTCCAAGGTTGGTGCGTCAGCGGTTTGCCGATCGTGAGTTGGCTTCCCTCCTGGGGCAGTTGGTCGCCACTGATCAGGGGCTTGTCTTTGGTTGTGTCTGGCTCTGGAGTCAGGCCCAGTTCGCTGGCACTCAGTCCATCCAGCTGGGGTGGCAGTTCTTCCGCGTTCGCTCCAGCGCTCAGCATCAGGCTCAGCGGAGCGGCCGCAGCAAAGAAAGCTCGCCGTGGTCGTAATCGACGCCAAATCTCGTTGTTCATCCCCCACACACCAATGGCGTTCGAATGAAA
This DNA window, taken from Synechococcus sp. LTW-R, encodes the following:
- a CDS encoding inverse autotransporter beta domain-containing protein, producing the protein MLSAGANAEELPPQLDGLSASELGLTPEPDTTKDKPLISGDQLPQEGSQLTIGKPLTHQPWKCDVFVAPRSQACLGPAEVRQPRNLFERIVQKGAGYTAQYGSSLVNGNGVDLGGVIQSEITRTLISSGVNYANKQIKTIPFFAQTTLGLNAATSSDLTGHLDSFMRLKTLGYDSEGDPMGLMFGQARVTLETSAQPQVNVGLGSRYRLGDEAMVGVNGFWDLATTNYSTTAGQPVAYTRWGVGAEGFWKSFELRNNWYINGSGRKDVVINDIEYQEGVVPGWDVELGYRLPFYPQLAMYVRGFNWDYTGYHNDNSGLEGSLNWQATPHANFELWVSNEIPAYPVDSTDDIDNQPGPYFGARVRLTGRPVTYAKNNTKQNLLEQMTQPVRRRYEVLLERVRKPENFTNEAGGT
- a CDS encoding radical SAM protein — its product is MLAFPSTYTVGITSLGYQVVWATLAQRADVDVRRLFTDQGDPQHRHCDLFGLSLSWELDGPVLLDLLEQQRIPIWASERGDNDPIVFGGGPVLTANPEPLAPFFDAVLLGDGELLLPAFIDALQACKTAPRHERLRRLAAVPGVYVPSLYAPRYSEGGDLLAIEPIEAGIPETIEKQTWRGNTLSHSTVITPEAAWPSIHMVEVVRSCPELCRFCLASYLTLPFRTPSLDDGLIPAVEKGLGATQRLGLLGASVTQHPQFGDLLQWLDQDRFEDTRVSVSSVRAATVTPELGRILAKRGSKSLTIAIESGSERMREVVNKKLATEEIYAAARYAKEGGLSGLKLYGMAGLPSEGEDDIEATADLLLQLKKASPGLRLSLGVSTFVPKAHTPFQWQGVRPEAEKRLKLLAKRLKPKGIDLRPESYGWSVIQALLSRSDRRLAHVIAAVRGRHEKLGGWKQAYREAETPLPPWEDVIHSAWEADRVLPWEHLKGPLPKATLRKHHDEALA